One window from the genome of Synergistota bacterium encodes:
- the aroF gene encoding 3-deoxy-7-phosphoheptulonate synthase, with protein MKSVKLVSRERLRQDSIIYVEDIPIGGPYFTVIAGPCSVESEEQINETARFLSNLGVRLLRGGAFKPRTSPYSFQGLGEIGLKLLKEAARAYDMRVVTEVMDTQTIDKVYEYADVLQVGARNMQNFPLLKALGKIDKPVLLKRGFMSTIEEWLLAAEYIALYGNERIILCERGIRTFERYTRNTLDISAVPAVKSLSHLPICVDLSHATGRRELIPPLAKAALAAGAHAIMVEVHPNPEKALSDGDQSLTFKEFESLLISIKRLSKIERVNLVLGSEKWRSMELAGLRA; from the coding sequence ATTCCTATTGGAGGTCCATACTTCACGGTAATAGCGGGACCTTGCTCCGTAGAATCCGAAGAGCAGATAAACGAAACCGCTCGCTTTTTATCAAATCTTGGAGTTAGACTCCTAAGAGGAGGCGCTTTCAAGCCAAGAACCTCGCCCTATTCCTTTCAGGGGCTTGGAGAAATTGGATTAAAGCTTCTTAAAGAAGCAGCGAGAGCCTATGACATGAGGGTTGTCACCGAGGTTATGGATACCCAAACCATCGACAAGGTATATGAGTATGCAGATGTACTCCAAGTAGGTGCGAGAAATATGCAGAATTTCCCGCTTCTTAAGGCTCTCGGGAAAATAGACAAACCCGTGCTTCTTAAGAGAGGATTCATGTCAACCATAGAGGAATGGCTCTTAGCAGCAGAATATATCGCTCTTTATGGGAATGAGAGAATAATTCTCTGTGAGAGGGGAATAAGGACCTTCGAAAGATACACGAGAAACACCTTGGACATCTCAGCGGTTCCAGCCGTAAAATCGCTTTCTCACCTCCCTATATGCGTTGACCTAAGTCATGCCACAGGCAGAAGAGAGCTTATCCCACCGCTGGCGAAAGCCGCCTTAGCGGCAGGAGCCCACGCCATAATGGTAGAGGTCCATCCAAATCCCGAAAAAGCGCTATCAGACGGCGATCAAAGCCTAACGTTTAAGGAGTTTGAGAGTCTCCTGATATCGATAAAGAGGCTGTCCAAGATAGAGAGAGTAAATCTCGTTTTAGGGAGCGAAAAATGGAGATCAATGGAGTTAGCAGGATTAAGGGCGTAG